A window of Stenotrophomonas indicatrix genomic DNA:
GCGCTGATGGCCGACACTCTCATTGCGGGTATCGACGGTGGTCAACCGTTCCTGGGTGGCGCAGCCTGCCAGCATCCCCACTGCCAACAGCAGCGCGATGCGCATCACCTGGCGGTCTCCGTCACGTCGTCGCTCTCATCCATGGCGAAGGTGATCGGAATGCGTACAGCGCCCGCCACCGGCTTGCCGTTCTTCAGCGCCGGGCGATAGGTCCAGCTTCGTGCTGCTGCAATCGATACCGCTTCAAACACGCCCGGATTGGTGGCACTCACTACACGCACATCACTGACAGCACCTTGCGCATCAACGTCGACGCGGAGCACCACCACGCCTGTCTGGCTCTGCTCGAACGCGCTCTTCGGGTAGCTCGGTGGTGGCATCTTGTCGACCCGGATCTCGCGATCCATGACGGCCACGGTTGGGCCGGCCGCCATTGCTCCACCCTGGCTGGCCCACGCCACCGCCCCCACGCCCAGGCACAACCCGACCACCAGCACCTGCCCCGACACCCACGGCAATGCCTTCCGCTTGGACTGCTTCAACATGGCGATACGCTCCTTCAACACAGGCTGGCTGCGCCAGTGGCATACCGCCGGCGCAACCGGATGGACCAGCTGCGCCTTCAGCAGCGTGCTGGCGTAGAGGCCGCGCAGCGCAGGCTGCGGGGCAATGGTGCGGGCGTCGCAGGCCAGTTCCTGGTCACGCAGGAAACGGCGTGCGGCCCATGGCAGCAGCGGATGGAACCAGAACACCGCGCGCATCAGCAGCAGTACGCCGTTGGCCCAGTGATCGCCATTGCGACGATGGCTGTGCTCGTGCTGCAGGATCAGCGCCTGCTCCTGTGCAGTGAACTGCTGGTCGAAATCGGGGCCGACCACGATGCGCGGCCGCCACAGGCCCACCAGCGCCGGCAGCCCGGGATCGCCACTGGCCTGCCAGCTGCCATCGGCGCGTGCCTGCAGGCCGCCCATGCCGCGTTCGAAGCGGCGCTGTGCGCGCAGGTCGCGCAACAGACAGAGGCTCGCGCCCAGCGCCCACGCCAACAACAGCAGCAAGGGCCATTGCAGAGATGACGCAGGCAGGCCCTCCACTGCTTCCGGCACGACCTTCAGTGGCAAGGTCGGCACATGCTGCAACAGCGCGACCTGTGGCAGGGGAATCAACAGCGTGGCCAACAGCAGGGGCAGCAGCCACCAGCTGCGGTAAGCCAGGCCGGCGCCGCCCAATCGCACCAGCAACGGCCGCGTCACCGCCAGCAGGACCACGCCCACCGCCAACCACAAGCTGGCCTGCCACAGACCATCGAGCAGCTCATTCATGGTCCAGCTCCTGGATCAGCTTCTTGAGTTCGGCGATGTCCTGTGCGCTGAGCTGGCCGCGTTCGCTGAAGTGCGCCACCAGCGGCGCCACCCGGCCCTCGAAGACACGGCCGAGGAAGTCCTGGCTCTGCGCCTCGACCCAGACCTGGCGC
This region includes:
- a CDS encoding M56 family metallopeptidase, encoding MNELLDGLWQASLWLAVGVVLLAVTRPLLVRLGGAGLAYRSWWLLPLLLATLLIPLPQVALLQHVPTLPLKVVPEAVEGLPASSLQWPLLLLLAWALGASLCLLRDLRAQRRFERGMGGLQARADGSWQASGDPGLPALVGLWRPRIVVGPDFDQQFTAQEQALILQHEHSHRRNGDHWANGVLLLMRAVFWFHPLLPWAARRFLRDQELACDARTIAPQPALRGLYASTLLKAQLVHPVAPAVCHWRSQPVLKERIAMLKQSKRKALPWVSGQVLVVGLCLGVGAVAWASQGGAMAAGPTVAVMDREIRVDKMPPPSYPKSAFEQSQTGVVVLRVDVDAQGAVSDVRVVSATNPGVFEAVSIAAARSWTYRPALKNGKPVAGAVRIPITFAMDESDDVTETAR